One segment of Chryseobacterium viscerum DNA contains the following:
- a CDS encoding alpha/beta fold hydrolase encodes METIRIQDIDLCYEIFGISFTKNLVLISGLGSQMIRWDSKFCKLLAEKGFRVIRFDNRDSGNSVFSAKKEIPSDKSIEEVFAVINKEGIPYTLMDMANDVIGMLDHLKIEKAHIAGRSMGGIIAQILGSYYPERVLSLTIIMSTSLKPALPKPDPEVMAMMTRVSADPFLYREEYFREKLHFAEKISGSGYLFDPNQEKVLLEEELTRSRTKNGIIRQLLAMGSFQYNPDMLKKITAPALIIHGTDDLIFHPDCGKDIADSIPNAEWLLIEGMGHSIPEELYGFINGRISDLAK; translated from the coding sequence ATGGAAACGATTCGCATACAAGATATAGATTTATGCTACGAAATTTTTGGAATTTCCTTCACCAAAAATTTAGTCCTGATCTCTGGATTAGGAAGCCAGATGATCCGTTGGGATAGTAAATTCTGTAAACTTTTGGCTGAAAAAGGATTCAGGGTAATCCGCTTTGACAACAGAGATTCTGGAAATTCTGTTTTTAGTGCAAAAAAAGAAATCCCTTCAGATAAAAGTATTGAAGAAGTTTTTGCTGTGATAAACAAAGAAGGTATTCCTTATACTTTGATGGATATGGCAAACGATGTTATTGGCATGCTTGATCATTTAAAGATTGAAAAGGCTCATATTGCAGGACGCTCTATGGGGGGAATCATCGCACAGATTTTAGGTTCATACTATCCTGAAAGAGTTTTATCATTGACGATCATCATGTCAACTTCCTTAAAACCTGCCCTCCCTAAACCAGATCCTGAAGTAATGGCTATGATGACACGGGTATCTGCAGATCCTTTTCTTTATAGAGAAGAGTATTTCAGGGAGAAACTCCATTTTGCAGAAAAAATATCAGGTTCCGGATATCTGTTTGATCCGAATCAGGAAAAGGTTTTGCTTGAAGAAGAACTTACCCGTTCCAGAACGAAAAACGGCATCATCCGGCAGCTTCTGGCTATGGGTTCTTTTCAGTATAATCCTGACATGCTGAAAAAAATAACTGCTCCGGCTTTGATTATTCATGGAACAGATGATCTGATCTTCCATCCTGATTGTGGAAAAGATATTGCGGATTCTATTCCCAATGCTGAATGGCTTCTCATTGAAGGGATGGGACATTCTATTCCTGAGGAGCTCTATGGTTTTATCAATGGCAGGATCTCTGATTTAGCAAAATAA
- a CDS encoding 3'-5' exonuclease encodes MKTTENILIVDLEATCWENRPPRGQESEIIEIGVCIMNAKTGKISKNEGILIKPQYSKVSPFCTELTTITQNMLDNEGIMLDDAFDILRAEYDSEELTWASYGNYDLNMLQNQARRFYTDYPMSDDHINVKTLFGEIHPTIRKSVGMNRALGELGLTLEGTHHRGVDDAKNIAKILHWCMKNY; translated from the coding sequence GTGAAAACAACAGAAAATATATTAATTGTAGACCTTGAAGCAACGTGTTGGGAAAACCGACCGCCAAGAGGCCAGGAAAGTGAGATCATCGAAATTGGTGTTTGTATCATGAACGCAAAGACCGGTAAGATCTCTAAAAATGAAGGGATTTTAATAAAACCCCAGTATTCAAAAGTAAGCCCGTTCTGTACGGAGCTTACTACCATTACCCAAAATATGCTGGATAATGAAGGAATCATGCTGGATGATGCTTTCGATATTCTGAGAGCAGAATATGATTCAGAAGAACTGACATGGGCCAGCTACGGAAACTATGATCTGAATATGCTTCAGAATCAGGCAAGAAGATTCTATACAGATTATCCTATGAGTGATGACCATATCAATGTGAAAACATTATTTGGTGAAATTCATCCTACCATCAGGAAAAGTGTAGGAATGAACAGAGCTTTGGGTGAATTGGGCCTTACGCTTGAAGGTACACATCACAGAGGAGTGGATGATGCCAAAAACATTGCAAAGATTCTGCATTGGTGCATGAAAAATTATTAA
- a CDS encoding 3'-5' exonuclease — translation MKTTNEIIIIDLEATCWENDRIPIGQKVDIIEIGICKLNLTSKAISQKQSIYVIPERSEINRFCTKLTGITPQLIAEKGIYFEEACEIIRTEYHSDPLTWAGYGNFDGEQIIEQCDWLGIKNPFSENYLNVMFEFKRHFGLYKSIGLKRALGHLNMDFEGTHHSGADDAYNTARILSKIL, via the coding sequence ATGAAAACAACCAACGAGATAATAATTATCGATCTGGAAGCTACGTGCTGGGAAAACGACAGAATTCCCATCGGGCAGAAAGTCGATATTATAGAAATAGGGATTTGCAAATTAAATTTAACATCAAAAGCAATTTCCCAAAAACAAAGCATTTATGTAATTCCTGAAAGATCGGAAATCAACAGGTTCTGCACAAAACTGACCGGAATTACCCCGCAGCTGATAGCAGAAAAAGGAATCTATTTTGAGGAAGCCTGTGAAATAATCAGGACTGAATACCATTCTGATCCACTTACATGGGCAGGATATGGAAACTTCGATGGAGAGCAGATCATAGAACAATGTGATTGGCTCGGCATAAAAAATCCTTTTTCAGAAAATTATCTGAATGTGATGTTTGAATTTAAAAGACATTTCGGACTGTACAAATCAATAGGTCTTAAAAGAGCTCTTGGTCATCTGAACATGGATTTTGAAGGTACTCATCACAGCGGAGCAGACGATGCTTATAACACAGCCAGAATTTTAAGTAAGATTCTGTAA
- a CDS encoding metallophosphoesterase family protein has protein sequence MKPNIFFTADHHFGHENIIKFSERPFESLDHMNQELIKRWNEKIQPGDTVYHLGDMSLGKPDFTKEILDSLNGNIHLIKGNHEGAALTYPKRFASIRDYHELKIDEPDQNNGKQKIILFHYAMRTWNGSHRGVWQLYGHSHGTLPDDEMALSFDVGVDCHNFYPVSYEEVKELMKRKKWTPPFAPRN, from the coding sequence ATGAAACCCAATATATTTTTTACAGCAGACCATCATTTTGGTCATGAGAATATTATAAAATTTTCAGAAAGACCTTTTGAATCTCTGGACCATATGAATCAAGAGCTCATTAAAAGATGGAACGAGAAAATTCAACCCGGTGATACAGTCTACCATTTAGGAGATATGAGTTTAGGAAAACCGGATTTTACAAAGGAAATTTTAGACAGTTTAAATGGTAATATCCATCTGATCAAAGGTAATCACGAAGGAGCTGCTTTAACCTATCCCAAGCGGTTTGCTTCCATCAGAGATTACCATGAACTGAAAATTGATGAACCGGATCAAAACAATGGTAAACAGAAAATCATTCTTTTCCACTACGCGATGCGTACCTGGAATGGCTCACACCGTGGTGTCTGGCAATTATACGGTCATTCACACGGAACCTTGCCGGATGATGAGATGGCACTTAGTTTTGACGTTGGGGTAGACTGCCACAACTTTTATCCGGTTTCCTACGAGGAAGTCAAAGAATTGATGAAAAGGAAAAAATGGACACCTCCATTTGCTCCAAGAAATTAA
- a CDS encoding RNA ligase, Rnl2 family, producing the protein MIFKTYNSIENAYQARVIEQIRIQGFGDEVFIVQEKVHGANFSFFTDGKEIKIAKRTAFIEKDEKFFNAHQMLERYRENVIEVFQKVKAIYPDVETVVIYGELFGGGYKHKEVEPVKDAVKVQKGIEYAPYNEFYAFDIKLNGITYLDTEVVNQIFEETGFFYAKILFQGTLEEALKFPNVFNSKIPAWLGLPELESNMCEGTIVKTLKTKYFGNGARVILKNKNEKWVEKSKMVKKEGKTVQKQIHFSEKAQEIWEEIQQYATVNRLHNVVSKIGEFEPKMIGKVIGLFSQDILEDFQKDFPAGFPAIEKDEQKRINKKLNSLVIDFIKEELMTLKV; encoded by the coding sequence ATGATTTTCAAAACATATAATTCTATAGAAAATGCTTACCAAGCCCGCGTGATCGAGCAGATCAGAATACAGGGTTTTGGGGATGAGGTTTTCATAGTACAGGAAAAAGTTCACGGAGCTAATTTCTCTTTCTTTACCGACGGAAAGGAAATTAAAATCGCGAAGAGAACTGCTTTCATCGAAAAAGATGAGAAATTTTTCAATGCACATCAGATGTTGGAACGCTACAGAGAAAATGTAATAGAAGTGTTTCAAAAAGTGAAAGCCATTTACCCGGATGTAGAAACTGTAGTAATCTATGGTGAATTGTTCGGTGGTGGTTACAAACATAAAGAAGTGGAACCCGTAAAAGATGCTGTGAAGGTACAGAAAGGTATTGAATATGCACCTTACAATGAATTTTACGCTTTCGATATTAAACTGAATGGGATTACCTATTTGGATACAGAAGTTGTCAATCAGATTTTTGAAGAGACAGGATTTTTCTATGCTAAAATTTTGTTTCAGGGAACTCTGGAAGAAGCTTTGAAATTCCCTAATGTTTTCAATTCAAAAATTCCGGCTTGGCTGGGATTACCTGAATTGGAGAGCAATATGTGTGAAGGTACCATCGTGAAAACTTTGAAAACCAAATATTTTGGAAACGGAGCCAGAGTCATTCTGAAAAATAAGAATGAAAAATGGGTAGAAAAGTCCAAAATGGTTAAAAAAGAAGGTAAAACTGTTCAAAAACAGATTCATTTCAGTGAAAAAGCTCAGGAAATCTGGGAAGAAATCCAACAATATGCTACAGTCAACAGATTACATAATGTGGTCAGCAAAATCGGCGAATTCGAACCTAAAATGATAGGTAAGGTCATTGGTCTTTTTTCACAGGATATTTTAGAGGATTTCCAGAAAGATTTTCCGGCAGGTTTCCCAGCTATTGAAAAAGATGAGCAGAAAAGGATCAATAAAAAATTGAATTCTTTAGTAATTGATTTTATAAAAGAAGAGTTGATGACTCTTAAAGTGTAG
- a CDS encoding DinB family protein, with protein MDIFRFIEDIKTHLKLTFDEVDGWFEKDNKILNHQPSNKGWTVQQILEHIYLTNFYLLILIEKGSKKAMKNSLHLDLESEMKNYSFNKENFDKVGEHGAFEWIRPEHMEPKRQLGLDEIRSLITQQYLQCLQYLELMKNGEGFLYKTTMTVNALGKINVYEYIYFLSLHAQRHITQMKKNESETIKN; from the coding sequence ATGGACATTTTTAGATTTATTGAAGATATTAAAACACATTTGAAACTCACATTTGATGAAGTGGATGGATGGTTTGAAAAAGATAATAAAATATTGAACCATCAACCTTCAAACAAAGGTTGGACCGTTCAGCAGATTTTAGAACACATTTATCTTACGAATTTTTACTTGTTGATCCTTATTGAAAAAGGTTCCAAAAAAGCAATGAAAAATTCTTTACATCTTGATCTGGAATCTGAAATGAAAAATTACAGCTTCAATAAAGAAAACTTTGACAAGGTAGGTGAACATGGCGCTTTTGAATGGATAAGGCCGGAACATATGGAGCCGAAAAGACAATTAGGTCTGGATGAAATCAGAAGCTTAATTACTCAGCAATATCTTCAGTGTTTACAATATCTGGAACTCATGAAGAACGGCGAAGGTTTCTTGTATAAAACAACAATGACGGTGAATGCACTGGGGAAAATTAATGTATACGAATATATTTATTTTCTTTCACTTCATGCTCAAAGACATATTACCCAGATGAAGAAAAACGAATCAGAAACGATTAAAAACTAA
- a CDS encoding cyclic-phosphate processing receiver domain-containing protein codes for MEKTKRLLFLDDIRYPIEAYHYTKQDIFLRNDWHIVHNYEQFVNRILEKGLPEMISFDHDLADERYFKQDSQEYVERTGYDCAKWLIEYCMDNYLDLPEFYSHSMNPVGKENILSLLKNFKKL; via the coding sequence ATGGAAAAAACAAAAAGATTATTATTTCTGGATGATATAAGGTATCCTATTGAAGCTTATCATTATACCAAACAGGATATTTTCCTCAGAAACGATTGGCATATCGTTCATAATTACGAACAGTTTGTCAACAGAATTTTGGAAAAAGGGCTTCCGGAAATGATTTCTTTTGACCATGACCTTGCCGATGAGCGCTATTTCAAACAGGACTCCCAGGAATATGTTGAAAGAACAGGATATGACTGTGCCAAATGGTTGATAGAATATTGTATGGATAACTATTTGGACCTTCCAGAATTCTACTCTCACTCTATGAATCCTGTAGGAAAGGAAAATATTCTTAGCCTTTTAAAAAACTTTAAAAAATTGTAA
- a CDS encoding ribonuclease H-like YkuK family protein, translating to METQQQTWQNMNGKFFQNSITQLVEEAIIREQANGHRLKVCVGSDSHVYGDAISYATAVVFIREGKGAFTFIRKEREIQSISIKERMLNEVNKSVEIAYAICSVLDTYGVEMEVHADINTDPDFKSNVALKDAMGYILGMGYVFKAKPYAFASSNCADMMV from the coding sequence ATGGAAACGCAACAACAAACATGGCAGAATATGAATGGAAAATTTTTCCAAAACTCTATCACACAGCTGGTAGAAGAAGCCATCATCCGCGAACAGGCCAACGGACACCGTCTGAAAGTATGTGTGGGATCAGACTCTCATGTATACGGAGATGCCATCAGTTATGCTACGGCAGTAGTATTTATTCGTGAGGGAAAAGGAGCGTTTACCTTTATCAGAAAAGAAAGAGAAATACAGAGTATCAGTATCAAGGAGCGAATGCTGAATGAGGTCAACAAATCCGTTGAGATTGCATACGCTATCTGCTCTGTGTTGGATACTTATGGTGTGGAAATGGAGGTACACGCAGACATTAATACCGATCCCGACTTTAAATCCAATGTCGCATTAAAAGATGCAATGGGATATATTCTGGGAATGGGATATGTGTTTAAAGCAAAACCTTATGCTTTCGCAAGTTCCAACTGTGCTGATATGATGGTGTAA
- a CDS encoding soluble NSF attachment family protein: MNKQKFIDKFMAAFVLLAMFKVIGIVAQLFHESFWSVVGTLAIFLIVAFIILLVITSLKDKEQNNRNSAGRKGSGSSSFYLENSLFDRIRSKYEELAEKYIAENDYKKAARVYMNLLQDNYRGAKTLENGGFYNEAAVVYLKKLNNKSDAATCYEKAKQYKKAIDLYKEMEQKEKVGDLYKEINDLKNAHNYYQMVADDYTVNNQMVKASLVYRKKMEKTEEAQKVLLKGWEEDKDAFNCLNNYFANIFDIKKLESEIQHLYQKTPAHKKITFLEALKYEFKKDPKLHTATRNIAYEIIAEKVATRSEIVNELKFFNPDDEVILKDISRFKTGRNKMFRN, from the coding sequence ATGAATAAACAGAAATTTATAGACAAGTTTATGGCGGCATTTGTATTGCTGGCCATGTTTAAGGTCATTGGAATCGTAGCTCAGCTATTTCATGAAAGCTTTTGGAGTGTAGTCGGAACATTAGCTATTTTCTTAATTGTAGCCTTTATTATCCTTCTCGTGATTACTTCTTTAAAAGATAAAGAACAAAACAACAGAAATTCAGCAGGAAGAAAAGGCAGTGGAAGCAGCAGTTTCTATCTTGAAAACTCACTTTTTGACAGAATCCGGAGCAAATACGAAGAACTCGCCGAAAAATATATTGCCGAAAACGATTATAAAAAAGCAGCCAGAGTCTATATGAATCTTTTGCAAGATAATTACAGAGGCGCAAAAACGCTGGAAAATGGTGGGTTCTACAATGAAGCAGCCGTAGTCTATCTTAAAAAGCTGAACAATAAATCCGATGCAGCAACCTGCTATGAAAAAGCCAAACAATACAAAAAAGCCATTGACCTCTATAAAGAAATGGAGCAGAAAGAAAAAGTAGGTGATCTCTATAAAGAAATCAACGATCTTAAAAACGCCCACAATTATTATCAGATGGTTGCAGATGACTACACCGTCAATAATCAGATGGTGAAAGCTTCCTTGGTATACCGTAAAAAAATGGAGAAAACGGAAGAAGCACAAAAAGTACTGTTGAAAGGCTGGGAAGAAGATAAAGATGCATTCAATTGTTTGAATAACTACTTTGCCAATATCTTTGACATTAAAAAACTGGAATCTGAGATCCAGCATTTATATCAAAAAACTCCGGCTCACAAAAAGATTACTTTTCTGGAGGCTCTGAAATATGAATTCAAAAAAGATCCTAAATTGCATACGGCAACCAGAAATATCGCCTATGAGATCATTGCTGAAAAAGTAGCTACTCGTTCCGAAATTGTAAACGAACTGAAATTTTTTAATCCCGATGATGAGGTAATTCTCAAAGATATTTCGAGATTTAAAACAGGAAGAAATAAAATGTTCAGGAATTAA
- a CDS encoding APC family permease, whose translation MELRIKPFPKNNYPKTGLLIRGSSPVVWLQEMEMLGINLSQVRSYAIPGNSPNVLYGCFLVFTNDAPQEIGRNSYFQCVDNKLFIPENTTFYPKINPEDWAQLDSRFLIMHPEFGLVKLSEEIDWISLLQQPGIINESIRKPLNGVSIPQKIESYTVEIDDEKVMEALQPKQTEEEWMNNLPFDLKKVMAGNKKEIEKYLQYIEKYPERAVELGVSLDVMGTSRGDGLGKFTWLEGLFGGGAGGKTESAGTRNFRRIFWAVIIVAIVLKIALPSDKNDSEQEENVASSGKIADNAVKAPSDMVAFQSGTSEIDLKIDSMYHQERKVLSKELIHAGIIESKTEKDKENYKKAGGRDVSEIGSDIEKLVNKEKQSRDSLKTIYTQKITKHLEQNTEKLKRKISDSLKQYIKGKPVNGEVVKFLLKKRKALMADSLGKLYGTLDIVDPSSALTDKSKVKGIGPEGSPLEKKAPVSDIMYMVILMIAGVGLYLFLFKNKSLNLGGDNVPVWVKFILIAILVVMLVYLFYPLVKTFGYNWFVWVLVICVMLLLYRLFREDKTILNSDDDE comes from the coding sequence GTAAGATCTTATGCAATTCCGGGCAACAGTCCCAATGTGCTTTACGGTTGTTTCCTTGTTTTTACTAATGATGCCCCGCAGGAAATAGGTAGGAATTCTTACTTCCAGTGTGTAGATAACAAGCTTTTTATCCCTGAAAATACTACTTTTTATCCCAAAATAAACCCGGAAGACTGGGCACAGCTTGATTCCCGTTTTCTGATTATGCATCCTGAATTCGGACTGGTAAAATTATCTGAAGAAATCGACTGGATTTCATTACTTCAGCAGCCCGGTATTATAAATGAAAGCATCAGAAAACCACTGAATGGAGTTTCAATCCCTCAAAAAATTGAAAGCTATACAGTTGAAATAGATGATGAAAAAGTGATGGAAGCATTACAGCCAAAGCAAACGGAAGAAGAATGGATGAATAACCTGCCGTTTGATCTTAAAAAAGTAATGGCCGGGAATAAAAAAGAAATAGAAAAGTATTTACAATATATTGAAAAATATCCTGAACGGGCAGTAGAATTAGGTGTTTCACTTGACGTTATGGGAACTTCCAGAGGAGATGGCTTAGGAAAATTTACATGGCTGGAAGGATTATTTGGCGGAGGTGCAGGAGGTAAAACCGAAAGTGCAGGAACAAGGAATTTTCGAAGAATATTCTGGGCAGTTATTATTGTGGCTATAGTCCTAAAGATTGCATTACCTTCAGATAAAAATGATTCCGAACAGGAAGAAAATGTTGCCTCTTCGGGAAAAATTGCAGACAATGCTGTAAAAGCACCTTCTGATATGGTTGCTTTCCAGTCCGGAACTTCGGAAATTGATCTGAAGATAGACTCTATGTATCATCAGGAGAGAAAAGTATTGTCCAAAGAACTTATTCACGCCGGGATTATAGAATCTAAAACAGAAAAAGACAAAGAAAATTATAAAAAAGCCGGTGGAAGAGATGTAAGTGAAATAGGAAGTGACATCGAAAAACTTGTTAATAAAGAAAAACAAAGCAGAGACTCTCTTAAAACTATTTATACCCAAAAGATCACAAAACATCTGGAACAAAATACAGAAAAACTGAAACGTAAAATTTCAGATTCTCTCAAGCAGTATATCAAAGGAAAACCTGTGAACGGAGAAGTCGTAAAATTTCTGCTTAAAAAGAGAAAGGCCCTGATGGCTGATTCTCTGGGAAAACTTTACGGGACATTGGATATTGTAGACCCTTCTTCTGCTTTAACTGACAAATCTAAGGTGAAAGGAATAGGACCGGAAGGTTCTCCATTGGAGAAAAAAGCCCCGGTTTCAGATATTATGTACATGGTTATCCTGATGATTGCAGGAGTGGGATTGTATTTGTTCTTATTTAAAAATAAATCATTAAACCTTGGTGGTGATAATGTACCTGTATGGGTGAAGTTTATTTTAATAGCAATCCTTGTGGTGATGCTGGTGTACTTATTTTATCCTTTGGTAAAAACGTTTGGGTACAACTGGTTTGTATGGGTTCTGGTGATTTGTGTAATGCTACTCCTTTATCGTCTTTTCCGGGAAGATAAAACCATTTTAAACTCCGATGATGATGAATAA